The genome window GGAGTGCTTCGTAAGATGCGACATGCGAACCCGGCATCGGGGTGTTCAGCACCGCTTCTGAATCTGCTTCCAAACGATTTGCCCCGATCCCCGTTAGCCCAACCACGCCGACTCGGTATCTCTTTTCTGCCATCGCTGATTCTCCTTATCCGTTTGTGTAGAGTACATCTTCTTTCATTATACGTAATCGGGAAATATTGGTCAATACAAAAACAGTTGTCAAAGTATAGAGACAATTTCTTGGCATTGAAATCGTCTTACATTGCACAAGCTGCTCAGTTTGTCTCTTGGCAGATATAATCGGAAACCATGGCAAAATCATCTCTCATTCATTTTTTTATAATTGTATGATTCGCCAAAAACCGAGATGAGTGTCCAAAATCACCCCAAAGTGGGTCAGACTGAAGACTTTCAGAATGGAATTCAACTCAATCTGTCAAACTATCAATAAAAAAAACTCCTCATCTAATTTATTTTTGATAGAGTTTAACTCTAGCGAATTTAGATTTGCACGCTGCTTACCTTTTATTGTACCCTTTAAGATATAGAACCGATTTTTCAACAAATAACAACAAGGACCATTCTATGCTCTTTGGCGACAGCGATGCAATGCAAAACATTCATACAACGATTTACCAACTCCGCAACAACGACATCACCTCGGTTTTAATTACGGGGGAAACCGGCGTCGGCAAGGAAGTGGTCGCACGAGCCATTCACCTTGGGGGACCACGGACATCACAACCATTTGTGCCGCTCAACTGTGGGGCGATTCCCCATGAACTGGCGGAATCTATCTTCTTTGGCGATATCCGTGGGGCGTTTACTAGTGCTATCGCGGATCAGACGGGCTACTTTGAACGTGCCAAAGGTGGGACACTGTTTCTCGACGAAATCGGTGACATGCCAATCGAAACCCAAGCCAAACTCCTGCGGGCACTGGACGAGCGTGTTATCACGCCAATCGGTGCAACAGAAAGCAAGAAGGTGGATATCCGGGTGATAGCAGCCACCAATGCGGACCTCAAGGCTAAGGTCGAGGCGGGGTTGTTCCGGTTAGATCTCTACTTTCGTTTAGCTGTAATGCTGATTGAGATTTCACCGTTACGCGAGCGAAAAGAGGATATTCTGCCCCTTGCCGAGTACATGTTGAGTGCGCTTGCGGCTCAGATGGAAGTGCCAACCCCAGAATTGACACCTAAAGCGGTGGCGGCTTTGGAGGGATACGGTCTCCCGGGCAATGTGCGTGAACTGAGGAACATCATTGAACATACGTTGATTGTAAGCGAAGGTGCAGCAATTCAACCCGAACACCTACATTTTCACTTTCCTCACGTTGATGTGTTTTCTTTTTCAAGAACAGAGACTGATGTAGCGAGTCCATTGTCATCCCCAGTTGAGTCGATGCTCGACGAGCAGGAGCAGATTCGGCGCGCCTTAGTGGCTAATGCGAGTGATATTACCAAGACCGCCCGGCAACTTGGGTTGAGCCGACAGGCTTTATACCGCCGATTGAAAAAATATGGAATTCGATGATTGATAATGCCAGAAGGTGTGTCCGATATTGTCCCGACATCTGTCTGTTATGTCCGGATTTCCGGACGATTTTGCTCGGAA of Candidatus Poribacteria bacterium contains these proteins:
- a CDS encoding sigma-54-dependent Fis family transcriptional regulator, producing the protein MLFGDSDAMQNIHTTIYQLRNNDITSVLITGETGVGKEVVARAIHLGGPRTSQPFVPLNCGAIPHELAESIFFGDIRGAFTSAIADQTGYFERAKGGTLFLDEIGDMPIETQAKLLRALDERVITPIGATESKKVDIRVIAATNADLKAKVEAGLFRLDLYFRLAVMLIEISPLRERKEDILPLAEYMLSALAAQMEVPTPELTPKAVAALEGYGLPGNVRELRNIIEHTLIVSEGAAIQPEHLHFHFPHVDVFSFSRTETDVASPLSSPVESMLDEQEQIRRALVANASDITKTARQLGLSRQALYRRLKKYGIR